TCGGTACCGGTGTTTGGGGTCGGTGCCGGTGTTGGGGGGTCGGTGTTCGGGGGGTCGGTGCCGGTGTTGGGGGGTCGGTGTTCGGGGGTCGGTGTTGGGGGGTCGGTGCcggtgtttgtttgggggggtCGGTGTTGGGGGGTCGGTGTTGGGGGGTCGGTGTTGGGGGGTCGGTGTTCGGGGTTCGGTACCGGTGTTTGGGGTCGGTGCCGGTGTTGGGGGGTCGGTGTTCGGGGGGTCGGTACCGGTGTTGGGGGGTCGGTGCCGGTGTTCGGTGCTGGGGGGTCGGTGCTTGGTATGTCGGTGCTGGGGGGTCGGTGTTGGGGGGTCGGTGCCGGTGCTGGGGGGTCGGTGCTGGGGGGGGTCGGTGTTGGGGGGTCGGTGCCGGTGCTGGGGGGTCGGTGCTGGGGGGTCGGTGCTGGGGGGGTCCCGGGCTCGCCCCTTCCCGGGGTCCCGGCCCCGCTGCGACTCCTCCCGCCCGCCAGGGGGCGCTCGCAGCCCGCCCCGCacagcgccccctggcggcgcggcgggcggcgcggggcgcgcGGGGCCGGTGGCGGAGGCGGCCGCCATGTCCCGCCGGGGCCCCGCTCAGGTGAGGcccgggcggcgcggggggaCGCGGGGCGGGCCTGCCCGGGCCCAGCGCCGGGACGGGCCCCGCCGGTCCCGCGGCGCGGGGCGCTGGAGGGGCGGGGACGCGGGAACCCCGGGGGTGCCGGTTcaggggatgggggggggtCTCTCGGGGGCGCTGGCTCCGGGGGAGgtgaggctggggggggggggggtccctcAAGGGAGCCAGTCCCgggggtgtccccaggggtgCTGGGAGATGGGGGGTGGGCAGCTGGGGTCCGGCAGGCTCCCTGAGGGATGTGGGGTGTGTAGGGGGGTGATCGGGGGGGGACCCCGGGGGCGGTGGGACTGGGGGGGGTCTCCCGAGGGATGGAGGCGGGGTGGGCAGCTGGGGTCTGGCAGGTCCCCTGGGGGATGTGGGGTCTGAGGGGTTCCCCCTGTGGGTGTAGGTTCAGGGGGACAAGGGGGGGTCTCTCAGGCTTTCTGGTCCCAGGAGGGGCTTTGGGGTCcccccagagctggggggggggcggaggggTCTCCCAGGAGATGCAGGGTGGGGGTGGTAGCCAAGGCCTGGCAGGTCCCCAGGGGGATGTGGGGTGTGAGGGTCACCACGAGCGGGTCCCCAGGCCCCCGGGGACCTTTGGCTGAGGCTGAAGCCCCCTCCTCTCGCCCCCCAGGACTCGGGCACCCCCAGGCGCAGGCCGGCACGGGCCATGGGGCCgcgggccgggcagggggaggtgcaggagctgcgggagctgcggAGCCGCACGGAGCGGGCGGAGAGGAGGCTCCTGGCCTGTGAGAACCTGGTCGGGGAGCTGGGCAGCAACctggctgccctgggcaacctccTGCAGGGCTACGGCCACCTCCAGCAGAGGCTGGACAACGTGGAGAACCTGCTGAAGAACAGGAACTTCTGGATCCTGCGGCTGCCCCCGGGCTCCCGGGGAGAGGTCCCCAAGGTACTGGTGTCCAGCTTGGGGCCTGGAAGGGGCTCTGGAAAAGGGtgggaagtgctggagcagtTGTAGTTGTGGCACCTGGGGGTCATGTCATAGGATCatggatggtttgggttggaagggaccttagagatcatccagtcccccccttgccatgggcagggacacctcccagcagcccaggctgctccaagccccatccaacctgcccttcaacactgccagggatggggcagccacagcttccctgggcagcctgggccaggctctccccaccctcacagcccagaatttctccctcccatctcatctccagctccctctgccagctggaaacccttccccctgctcccatccctccctgcccttgtcccaagcccctccccagctttcctggagccccttcaggcactggaaggtgctctcaggtctccctggagccttctcttctgcaggctgaacaccccagctctcttggctgctctccagccctgaTCTGACCAGGCTTTGCTCTGTGCCTCCAGCAGCCCAAGCCGAGCACTCGCTGCTCACTCCTGGCTCCCAGCTATCCAGCTGAAGCCACCCAAGGTGTCCCGTTTGTGGTTGCAGGTGCCGGTGACGTTTGATGACATCTCCGTGTACTTCAACGAGCAGgagtgggagcagctggagggctGGCAGAAGGACCTGTACAGAGCTGTGATGAGGGGCAACTACGAGACCCTGATCTCCCTGGGTAAGGCACAAGGCTtgaatatttcttattttgcaaAAACCTCCTGTTCCTAAGACTATGGAGCCAGATTCCAGGGTCAGGGAACCACTGAGATCTTCCAGTGCAGCTCAGGAATGATCTGGGGGAAGGTCTGAGAACTGCACCTGGGGCTGGTTCCTGTTGGAAAGTGACAGGGACATCTGATCCCCCTTGGGGAAGAGCTGACCTGGTCACCCTCCATCTGCCCGAGGGCACCCGATGTGTTTCTGGGTGAGGAtcagggtggggagagcctggcccaggctgcccagggaagctgtggctgccccatccctggcagtgttgaagggcaggttggatggggcttggagcaacctgggctggtgggaggtgtccctgcccatgcagaggggttgggactggatggtctgtaaggtccctccaacccaaacaagtctgtgattctataattctacaATTTGGGCTCTGAGAAATCCTGCTCCCCCAGGAGCTGTTCCCTGGGCATGTCCCGTgacctgctgctccctgcagctcctgcagtttGAGGCTTCACTTTTCTCAGGAATATTCCCTGGAACAGAGCAGACCCATTCCCCTCTGGTCCATCAGACACAGACGTTGCTCCAGGGTGGGAAGTTCTCTGTCCCCAcagcagagggg
This Apus apus isolate bApuApu2 chromosome 2, bApuApu2.pri.cur, whole genome shotgun sequence DNA region includes the following protein-coding sequences:
- the LOC127381839 gene encoding uncharacterized protein LOC127381839 translates to MAAASATGPARPAPPAAPPGGAVRGGLRAPPGGREESQRGRDPGKGRARDPPSTDPPAPTPQHRHRPPNTDPPQHRPPSTGTDPPTPTPQHRHTKHRPPSTEHRHRPPNTGTDPPNTDPPTPAPTPNTGTEPRTPTPQHRPPNTDPPTPTPPNKHRHRPPNTDPRTPTPQHRHRPPEHRPPNTGTDPKHRYRTPNTDPPTPAPTPEHRYRTPNTDPPNTDAPKQTPAPIPRTPAPTPGATAAHWLLCTPCPGATGRGTLSTVPAPPVPPIPAALPGEQRARGAPGWGAAGARPGARGALPWQGDVAPTPCGCSRQRS